The Deltaproteobacteria bacterium region TCCGACGAGATCGCCTACGTGAACCACGACCTCGACGACGGCCTGCGCTCGGGCCTGCTCTCGCTCGCACAGCTCGAGGAGGTCCCGCTCTGGCGCGAGGTCCACGCGGAGGTCCGCGCGCGCCTGCCCGCGACCCGGCGGAGCGCTTCGGACCACGAGACCCCGGTCCTGCGCCGGCAGACGATCGTGGCGCTGATCAACCGGCTCGTGACCGACCTCGTCGAGTCGAGCGCCCGGCGCCTGGAGGCGGCAGCGTTGCCGGACGTCGGCGCGCTGCGCCGCCACGCGCCCCTCGACCCGCCCGGGTCGGAGCGGGGCGAGCGGCTCTTCGGCTACGAGCGCGCGCTCGAGAAGGCGCTGCGCGAGCTCAAGGACTTCCTGGGCCGGAACCTCTACCATCACCCGCACGTCGTCGCGACCACCCGCGCGGCCGAGCAGGTGCTCGCCGAGCTGTGGCGCGCCGTCCGCGCCGATCCCGGAAAGCTCCCGGAGTCGGTCCGGGCGCGCTTCGCCGAGGACGGCGAGGAGCGCGCGATCGCGGACTACCTGGCCGGCATGACCGACCGCTTTGCGCTGGCCGAGCACCGGAGGCTCGTCGAGCCCGATGGACCCGTCGGCTAGCCCCGTGCGCGTGGCCTTCTCGACCGCGCCCGACGCCGACAGCGGCGCGCGCATCGCGCGCGCTCTCGTCGAGGAGCGGCTCGCGGCGTGCGTGAGCCTGGTGCCGGCGGTCCGCTCGATCTACCGCTGGCAGGGTGCGGTCGAGGAGCAGACGGAGGTGCTGCTGGTGATCAAGACCCGCGCCGAGCGCGTGGAGGCGCTGGCCGCGCGGCTGCGCGCCCTCCACCCCTACGAGCTTCCCGAGCTGATGGCGCTGCCGGTGGCCGGCGGCCTCCCGGCCTATCTCGACTGGGTCGCGGCGGAGGCGGCGCCGTGAGCCTCGCTGCGGCCCTCGAGCGCGCCGCCGAGGCGCTGCCCGCGCTTGCCGACGCGGTGCGGCCCGCCAACGGCGACCCCGAGCGGCTGCTCGGCGCCCTGGCGGACGAGGGTGCGCGCGACCTCGTGCGCTGGCTGCTCGCGCACGAGCCCGAGGCCGGCGAGGAGCTCGCCCTCGCCTGGGCCGAGTCGCCGCGTGGCGTGGCGCCGCTCGCGGCGATCGGCGAGGACGGTCTCGGCAAGGCGGGGCGCAAGGCGCTGCGGCGCGCGCAGCACCGGCTGCGCTCGCGCGGCGTGGAGGTCGCCTCCGAGGCGCCGGCGGCGCGCGTCGCGGTGCTGCCGAAGCTCGCCGACGAGCTCGCCTTCGCGCTGGTGTCGGCACCCGACCCGGGTGGCGTGCAGATCGTGGTGCTCGTCGAACCGAGCCCGGCGGGCGGCGCGCGGCTGTTCCAGGGCGCGATCGATCTCGAGCGCGGGGTGCTCGAG contains the following coding sequences:
- a CDS encoding deoxyguanosinetriphosphate triphosphohydrolase; the protein is MSRALRTRTDWEQEERERLAPWAVRSADSRGRIVPEPEHPYRTVFQRDRDRIVHARAFRRLEYKTQVFVHHEGDHYRNRLTHTLEGAQIARTIARALRLNEDLAEAVTLAHDLGHTPFGHAGERVLDELLRGAGGFDHNRQTLRVVDWLEQRAPGVRGLNLSFETREGILKHGCRWEHPVPVPELGAQPSLEAQVADRSDEIAYVNHDLDDGLRSGLLSLAQLEEVPLWREVHAEVRARLPATRRSASDHETPVLRRQTIVALINRLVTDLVESSARRLEAAALPDVGALRRHAPLDPPGSERGERLFGYERALEKALRELKDFLGRNLYHHPHVVATTRAAEQVLAELWRAVRADPGKLPESVRARFAEDGEERAIADYLAGMTDRFALAEHRRLVEPDGPVG
- a CDS encoding divalent-cation tolerance protein CutA, whose protein sequence is MDPSASPVRVAFSTAPDADSGARIARALVEERLAACVSLVPAVRSIYRWQGAVEEQTEVLLVIKTRAERVEALAARLRALHPYELPELMALPVAGGLPAYLDWVAAEAAP